In Melospiza melodia melodia isolate bMelMel2 chromosome 5, bMelMel2.pri, whole genome shotgun sequence, the DNA window TGTGTCCTGCCagctttaatttttaatattttgcgTTTATGTCAGTGAACATTTTTGGAGCCATTTTGGATTTGTGCCCCAACTTGATCCTGCTTGGCTGCCAGGGTCACTTGATTGAAATATTAGATTCTCTAAAACCCCATAAACAAACTACAGAAGGTCAGAATGCTCCAACCATGATTAAAGGTAAACGTTAAGCCCATAATGAGCCCAATGAAGCCAATATTCACAATGTTTTTCTCATTAGTAAAATCTAGATTTACatacaataattttaaaataagagGCAAGATTTTAACTAGATGTGTTTCATTATCTTTGAAATCAAGTAATTTATATTAATGTTTCAGCTGATATTGAAAAGCTTAAGCAATGATTTTATAAACATGGCAGTTGTTATTACAGAAACACACAAACAACACTGTACATTTTTCCTGTGCTTTGATTATTGATGAATCATATTAAGTAGCATTTAGTCCTTAATTGCTCCctcacatatatatgtatataatatatatgaagaTATGTATTAAATTAGAGTTGCATTTATGAACTAGATAAATGTTAAAGGTAACCTGACAGTCAGACCATATAATTCATGTTGGTTTTAAGCAGTATGTTAGCAAAACAAATGCTTTGTGAATTCAGGTTATTCATTGCCTTAGATCTCTGGGACAGGACCTATGTTTTTTCCCAGAGTATGAAACTTGACAATAATAGGTTTCTGTTTCATGAATCAAAGCTACCATGTGCTACCACAATAAAAACATCAGCACATACTCTTGTAGAAACAGTCCTTTTCAGAGAAATTTTGCCTTGTGCTTTAGTGCAAGCTGTATTGgtacttgagaataaggcatagAGCACCAAAGTATAGCACCTAGCAACAGATTTTACAGAATTTGTCCAATATTAGTACATTAGTACTTTAGTACATTTTGGAGACAAATACATTGGTGTACTGGtttaaggcaaatttgttaaagaatctgcaaaggagggcccctccagaaagcaaaacccacacggcccctccccccaactggttcgggaaaaaattccttggagagaggtggaaagaacctgtttatttgactggtACAGcaaccccagcacacaaaatgaacagtacccgatgacaccgctctgagaaagatgacaaaatcacaaagtctctttcgggggtggttgctctgttctcagtccctccggcgctggggcagctgctgcagccgaacggtgCAAACCcccggtgttcccaggtcccagtccagagcaggttcgagatggtcacagaaacaggagcggagaaacagtccaggaagggatgtggactgtttacctagaactagctaataagcagaggccaaagcagagcagaagcaagagcagaaaagggagcaagcaaagcagcaagctgaagcaagaagtgaaaaacagccctatgtgctgctcgtctctgtgtccctgatgagggaaacccaaacaaaacttccactcttcagagccggtcttaaaggcacagaacagatgaatggggatacaagcatcataacgtcaccccaggacaattGGCTCTATCTAGAGTGGTAAAATCCACTCCTTTTGCTTTTGTGCTTCAAGTCAAGCATATTCATGAAAATCCACCCATATATTTAAGAATACTCCTCTCACATATACCCCCATCCATACCTGCTAGAGTATTGCCCTTGCATAGTTGTTCTTGTGGGCATTTAATTGTGATTATTTAATTTCCAAATACGTGTATTTAATTTCCAAATACCTAGTAAGATGAGACTAAATATAATAGTTAATTCCTTTAACTCAGATTTTACTTAAAACACAACTCAGATTTTGTAACTTGAATAGTATTTTTGGCCTCCTGAAATcttaaacattaaactgctgttcTTTCATGTTTTTGGAGCTGCCATAAATTGAAGCCACATGAAGTATGTTTTACTCCACTATTTCTCTATTTAAGGAAAAGTTAATCAGTAAGATCAATCTAGAAATAGCAAATTTGTTTGGAAAGACATCACATGCATGATCTCAATCTTTGCAAGAAACACCATCCTCATTTTTTGCCCATCATAGCATGAATTTCCATTTGCAGGTAGAGTCAATCACAAGCTCCATCCTCCATCGATGATTAGCTCATTACCAGTCACATAGGCAGACTGAAATTACATAAAATAAACAATGATTTGAAGTAATTTTTCACAGCTATTAATTACAGGGAAATActttctttaaattaaaaaatatgcTCTCTTTTTATACACTTTTTTCTGTTTTACAAAAATACCTAAGTAATATAATATCTAAATAGAAAGAAACAGAAATTGAGGCCTTTTACTTAATTCAAGGAAGTGTGGCAAAAGTATTACTAGAGGCATTTAGATGAGAATGCATCCTGGGAGCACAAATTTAAAAAAGCTAGACTTTAGATATCTTACCTGCAGGAGTAAATACCTCACACTGTGATGTTATTAGGTCTGTTCAGCTGAGCAGAATCTGATCAGGTCAGCCAATAATTATAATGGGACCtaactaaaaaattaaattatatggATAGTGGGGTAAGCAACTGAACTGTTGACATTCTTCCTTATGTCACTGCTGAAACATTCTGAATATATTGAAAAAATGGAATTCTGTTTACACACCATTGAAAACCCTGTGAGCAGACTGGAAAAATTATTAGCATTATGGAAATACTAAACCCAAGATGAAATTGAGAAACAGACTACTGACAAATAGCAACATTAACACTGAACTAAATCCACTGAAGTATTTTGACATGGACATTAGGACTGCTGGACATGTCCAGACAAATCCAGTCCAGTTTCTAGTCTCAGTAAAATCACAGCAGTTGAAATAACATTGGTGTGTGCTCATTAGTGTTGGTGCTGTTTGCAGTGGTCATCTGGAATCTGGTGTGTAACATCCACAGTGGGTCTGTTGTTTTCCTTATGCTGGGATGGCAGATTCACCCTGAGCATTAGCTAAAATCTCCAGCAGCTCTACTAATTCTACCTCCTTAAAACATGATCTAGCCATGGCACAAGCTTGGTAAAGCTGACAAGCGCATTTTGTTCACCATTCAGGATGACCTGGGGTCAGTCAGTTTGCTCAGGTGACATGCAACCACCGGGCTATGGCACCAAATACATAACGCCTTGCAATCACTGTCAACATTCAGAACACTTTTTGTATTGCAGGATGAACTCAGTAAAAGAACAtagtttggttttaatttttgttaTAATCCAGCTCAAAGAGAATGAAAATTGTCCTGAAACAAATACCCTCTTTACTGAGAACAACAAAGTAGTACGGGATTCTGTGACAGGACATTTCATTGTCTATACTTACTTCATCAGAGGCCAGGTACACACAGAGATGGGCCACTTCTTCCGCAGTAGCCATCCTGCCAGTCTTCTGTCTGGCCAGAAAGTCCTTCAGTGCCTGGATATGCAAGAGCATTTGGGATatcaaaaataaaaacccaattaTTTTAACCTACTGACATCTACAAAGCAGTATTGGAAACAGGCTTCTAGTCATAACTTCCTTTAGGGCATTACGTAGGGAGTTAAAGCTGGAAAAACATAAAATCAACAGGGATATGAATTTCAGGTTGAAAAACATAAGGAGACTTTTAAAAAGCAGCTAAATCTCTGATTCTAGAATAAAACCAACATAAAGTCCTTCTTCCTTTGGTGGTAGATATTCCCATGTCCTTCAGATGAGAACTTAGCATTATCTAATAATGATGGTTAAATATCCCAAATAATGTGGAAATGCATAGGCCAGAatgctctgtctgtgctgtttTTGCACTTCCTTGTGGCTGACACATGCCACAATAGaaaatttcctctgcttttgcaCTGGATACTGTAACCAACACTTGAAGTTGCTTCCCTGGATGAGAGCCCCTGTGCATTCACTAACCAATATTGTCCTTCTGAGGCTTCAGTTCTGGTCTGGCTGTAAAGCTTCTGTCTCGAGTTCAAGCTGACCACACTTTCAAAGAAGACAGCAATGTTAAGTTATCCACAATACTCTGAAATTGAGGACATTCTTGAATATGGGCAGAAGTACAACTATATATTCGTTTTTAAAAGAGAGTTAAACATATATACATGTGACCAAGCTAATAAATTGCTTTCTCACCTGTTCTGGGTTAGGCCGGGCTTGGATTCTTTCCTGTAAAGATGGTGTGTCAACAGTTCCTAAGCAAAATTTTAAATTCAGTGTTAATAATCAACTGCATCAGCAATCACAACAAAAGTTTATTTGTTCTATTTGTATGTCTTAACACCTATGTTTAACTTTGCAATATAATTCAGGAGAAAGACTACAAAGCCACCAACAGAGCACAGAGTTTTAAATTTCTGTAGAAGGCAAGAGTTTTGAGAATTAGTTTCAATATTTTTTGTATGGTTAAACAATGGTCAGACTGTTAGGTAGCTCTTGTCTGCTTCTAACTTCTGAGACTGCATCTTTGAAAAGAACCATTCAATTACTGTGTAATGTATGTGTAAAGTGCAGCTAGTAGGTTAATCAGACTAAACATCCAGTTTAACCACAGAACAACAACTTTTCTATATTAAGCCTTTCAAGCCTGCCCTGTTCTTGTAGACTGCTGGTAACTTCAGTTAACACTTCCAAGTCTATTCTTTGTTAAAAAAAGCCAGACTCAATCTGGCCTTCTAGCATCTGCTCCTAGATCACAGGATAATGTAAGAGCACTTACCAGGACACACACAGTTGCATCTGATGCCTTGCTCAATGAAATCAGCAGCCACTGCCTTTGTCAGCCCAATAACTGCTGCCTTTGAGGTACTGTAGGCACACCTGTTCACAACTCCTAACACAAGGTCCATGTCaaggcagcacagaaacagcattataaaggaaaaaaagagccaAGATTGTTCAATATACACCTGCTTCTGGACTCCAGCATTTCCTGTAGCAGCTGTAGCCGCTCCATAAGGGCAGGCTAGTTGGAATGCCAACTGCCAGATTCTACTCAGGTATACACCAGAGGAAAGCACACAATCTTTCAATAGTGCAAGCCTGGGGAATTGTCTAGAAAATGTAACAAGCAGCAAAGATTTGGGAACAGTAGAAATCCATCTGTTAGTCATGATCAGGCTTCTTTGAAAGCATAGTTACAGCACTTATGTAATTGTCATTTCTTTATTATATCTCTGAAGAACATATGTACCAAGATATCACTGGAAGTAATACCTTCTTAGTTAATACATACTGGTAAAAAGAATGctacaaaacattaaaaaagctCAGAGGTAAGGATCTTGGAGTGTCTACAATTTTCTGTCTCCTTGCACTTATGTTTGAGTTAATGTGTTCCCTTTTTGTCCCTAACTGATCCCTCCACAGGATTAGAAGTAGTTTTGAATTTAGAATGTCCTCTAAGTTCAAGGTGGCACAATATTTATATTGTATATACATCACCTTTATTTATACAAGGAATTCTATATaaatttacatatttatataaggATTTATATAAGGAACTCTAGCAAGCTACTGACCTTTGATGCTGGATGCCACAGAAGACATATTTATAATATTTCCAGATTTCTGTTTAAGCATCTGCAAAGAGAGTACTTATGTCACTCAAATGCAAACTGTTTTGTCATCTACAGGTTCAGCAAAACAGCCCACAGCAACACACAGAACAGCCCTACTTGATACACAGGGCAATAAAGCTCAGTTGGCATGGGTAGGTGCCATTGACTGAAGCAGTAAAGCAGAGTCTGAAATTCTCCCTCAGTTCCCCTGAGCCATGTCAGGATTGAACACTATgccaggaaaggattttttcctaGGTTGCCACCTCTCAGTCATTGCCCTCTGTCGCAACAGTAAGTTACACCACACAGACATCTGCCCTTACCATCTACCAATGAAGCAACTCACTGATCCCACTCAAACTCTTCTTGTTTTGGAGAAGACTAAAGCACAACACTCTAGCATCTATGAATTGCAATTTTCTTCAAGTTACGACCTTTTTAGGCATCCTAAAATCTGATATGCCTGACATtcttaaaaatccccaaactttgAAAATTAAGTTCagctaagaaaaaaaccaccccaaacaaactaaaaaccaaaccaaccaagcaAAAAAACCTGGAAGAATACTGAAAATAACAGTTGTCATCCAGTCATAGTCACAGCTTTCAAATCTGGCCTTGGCATTTATGGGAATGCAAACACCTTATTCAGTCCACAATGTTTTTTAGACCCAAACCTAGTGATTATGGAAAAACCAAGAAGCGTCTTGGAGCTGCTACATTCACTGAGCTGTTGTTCTCTAATCAGCATCCCTGAATTTTTTCACAAGATAGTCTCCAGAGCTGTACAAAATTCATATTAAAATAGATGATTTATTTATACTTTGTAGCAGTGGTATTGTGCAGCTGTGTGCTGTAGTAGAATACGTTAGCACTGTATTGCAGAGACTCCATCACTGCTCTGCATAAAGTCTGAAGTATTTTAGCTAGTTTACATATGCCAGCTCCCCAGATAAATCCTTTCTACCATATCCTTTAGATAAATTGTCTACTTGAAATATGCAATGAAGAGAATGTTTAATAGTAGGATTACTATACTCTAAGGGCCCCCCATCCAAAGTGGCACGCTTGTATTTTGTACACTGCCACAGTGGCAGCAACTCTGATCTGTCACACTTTAAACAATGCAGCAGAGACTGAAAGCCATGGGCAGCCAAGCCTTGCCTTGGGGAGGAATGTCTTGATCATCAGGTACATGCTGCGAACATTGAGGTTCATCGTGAAGTCCCAGTCTTGCTCCTCACACTCCAGAATGGTTCCATGATGAACAAACCTAGAATGAGTGCATGAAGTGGATTACTGTCTGTGGCTTACATTTCTGTGACTCTTTTTCCATTGCTGTTTTGTAGCAATTAACTTTTCCAAGCTTTAAAGAGAGCTCCTTTGAAGAATGCAAGCAGCAGTGTATTTCTTCTGGTAAATATCAAGGACACAAAGCAGACTCCATATGTGCAACagaagaaccaaaaaaaaaaaaaaaaaaaaaaagcactagcAGACTGTCAGGCTTTGTTCACTGTTGTGCTGGAAGGGCCAAAGCCATCGGTACAAGGTACCCATAGAGTGAGGAAAACACAAGTTCCAGAGCTGTTCTATCTTGGCCTAGGTTATGTGGCTGTGCAAAAAAAGTCCAGTTTTGATGGAAACACATGGAGGTTTCTATTAAGAATATAAAATCCATTAAAACATAACAAATAAAACGCATTGAAGTAATAGAAAGTAGTTCTGGAGGACAGGGAAAACTGGAAAAACAGTAGTAGCAAAGAGATTCTGGTTACCCTGCAATGTTACAGAGGACATCAATCTTTTCAATCTCCTTGGCCAGATTTTCTATCTGCTCCTT includes these proteins:
- the BDH2 gene encoding dehydrogenase/reductase SDR family member 6, coding for MGRLDGKIILLSAAAQGIGRAAAIAFAKEGAKVIATDINESKLQELGKYPGIQIRVLDVTKKEQIENLAKEIEKIDVLCNIAGFVHHGTILECEEQDWDFTMNLNVRSMYLMIKTFLPKMLKQKSGNIINMSSVASSIKGVVNRCAYSTSKAAVIGLTKAVAADFIEQGIRCNCVCPGTVDTPSLQERIQARPNPEQALKDFLARQKTGRMATAEEVAHLCVYLASDESAYVTGNELIIDGGWSL